The following proteins come from a genomic window of Edaphobacter sp. 4G125:
- a CDS encoding DUF2264 domain-containing protein, with product MSNQDNLSSRREFLQSTVALGLASTLPSHTTEAQTSASPTADRTYWIEIVRRVSHPVLSAVSKAQLRAIMPVEAKPGLEEERRKSTHLEAFGRLLSGIAPWLETTVISPEEAALQTQYREWARAGIHHGTDPSSPDYMNFGMTSQSVVDTAFLVLGILRAPKQLWEPLDRTTRANLVKALQATRQVLPGQSNWLLFSAMVEAGLCFMGEEWDSLRVDYAIQMHKEWFLGDGTYGDGAHFHWDYYNSFVIQPMLLQVLDTLPARSAMWRDLKPVALERARRYAAIQERLISPEATFPVIGRSITYRFGAFHLLADIALRRQLPELVSPEQVRCALTAVMRRMIERPGTFDAKGWLTIGFAGHQPGLGEPYISTGSLYLCAVAWLPLGLPANDSFWSGPAKPWTEAKIWNGQDAPADHASSA from the coding sequence ATGTCCAACCAAGACAATCTCTCTTCCCGTCGCGAATTCCTTCAGAGCACCGTTGCACTTGGGCTCGCATCGACTCTCCCATCTCACACCACTGAAGCGCAGACCTCTGCCTCTCCCACCGCCGACCGTACCTATTGGATCGAGATTGTGCGCCGTGTCTCTCACCCTGTTCTCTCTGCTGTCAGCAAAGCACAGCTTCGCGCAATCATGCCTGTCGAAGCCAAGCCAGGACTCGAAGAGGAGCGACGAAAGTCAACGCATCTCGAAGCCTTCGGCCGGCTCCTCAGCGGAATCGCGCCCTGGCTCGAAACCACCGTCATCAGCCCGGAAGAAGCTGCGCTTCAGACCCAATACCGCGAGTGGGCACGTGCAGGAATCCACCATGGCACCGATCCTTCCTCACCGGATTACATGAACTTCGGCATGACCTCACAGTCTGTCGTCGATACAGCGTTTCTCGTCCTTGGCATCCTGCGCGCACCCAAACAGCTTTGGGAACCTCTCGACCGCACCACCCGCGCCAACCTCGTCAAAGCTCTGCAAGCCACCCGTCAGGTTCTCCCCGGACAGTCCAACTGGCTCCTCTTCTCCGCCATGGTCGAAGCCGGTCTTTGCTTCATGGGAGAGGAGTGGGACTCTCTCCGCGTCGACTACGCCATCCAGATGCATAAAGAGTGGTTCCTCGGCGATGGAACCTACGGCGACGGAGCCCACTTCCACTGGGACTACTACAACAGTTTCGTCATTCAGCCCATGCTCCTGCAGGTGCTCGATACCTTACCCGCCCGCTCCGCCATGTGGCGCGATCTCAAACCTGTCGCACTCGAACGCGCACGTCGCTATGCTGCAATTCAGGAGCGCCTCATCAGCCCCGAGGCTACCTTCCCTGTCATCGGCCGTTCCATCACCTATCGCTTCGGGGCCTTCCATCTTCTTGCTGACATCGCTCTGCGCAGACAACTGCCAGAACTTGTCTCACCGGAACAAGTCCGCTGCGCTCTCACCGCCGTCATGCGACGTATGATCGAACGCCCCGGCACCTTTGACGCAAAAGGCTGGCTCACCATCGGCTTTGCAGGACATCAACCTGGTCTCGGCGAGCCTTACATCTCCACCGGAAGCCTCTATCTCTGCGCGGTCGCCTGGCTGCCACTCGGACTCCCCGCCAACGATTCCTTCTGGTCCGGTCCCGCCAAGCCCTGGACTGAGGCAAAGATCTGGAACGGTCAGGATGCTCCCGCCGATCATGCCTCCTCGGCATAA
- a CDS encoding TonB-dependent receptor, which yields MMRKHLLKIANALFVIALVFSGYRADAQTSFGQISGIVLDPSGAAVPDAAITITSTNTQATRTATSDSSGNYIVTNLPIGMYSISVTKTGFQTAKQSGVSISADAKVTSNFTLPVGQTSETVEVQGGAIESLNTTSGELARVIDSTQVSNLALNGRNYTQLLTLVPGAVVTNPDIFSVTTSLASTNQTINGNRSDTNNLTVDGAYNQVAGSNGSLMNNVGADFIQEVKIDTSNASAEFGRASGPTFNIVTKSGTNSFHGGAFEFLRNNYLDATNYIARQKTQLIYNDFGFFVGGPIIKDKLFFFVGEEWKRLRQQATASTFTVPTTAMLNGDFSALLTGSNPVQLYYPGTTTPIPNNNIASLITTDGRAIANVYKTISAAGLSYRDGGIPSNNLTLAPSNPLNFHQDLVRFDYVINQKHSIYGRWIHDQNTLTDPFGTFSNSGILNTTPTIRNRPGQSYLVAYTWAVRPNLINVAQANTSWAAQRIPPAGNNWKRETFGFQYQKIYPNAGTYPNGIPQVNITNYAGMQGPNFALLSPSTDIQLADTLTWIKGNHTVKTGVVVIRDRVDQNGRANYTGTANFQPAACTGGKPSNVNTTCYSLADAFLGNFNSYSEASADPMGHFRFTQPEAFVQDSWKATRKLSLEIGLRWQGILPWYTQGNNISSFDPSVYAASTPVTLLPNGRIDTTKGGNPYAGLVRAGSGVPADQQIRVPNVNTALFPLIPAGAPRGFYKMHGAFGPRFGFAYAADDKTVIRGGFGLFFYRAQGNLIFSQLNIAPFLSNTNLDFGNLATLSSVPTAATTQGTISAIDPTAHNPYTYQYSLGFQHQVTRTVLFEANYVGSVAHRQLATPNVNYPNLAVVAANRANGITNTNYSNPYKGFTTINMNRFASNYNYNSLQVFASKRAGLVTTTLAYTWSKALGDSNGNNQTLENWSNPGYNYGYLVNDRRHAFVATFVVQGPEFRGHNFAIREAIGGWQLSGVARLQSGAYFNVQANSALGVGNVRPDLKPGAKILANNHAGLNGYVCGATKSGCTNPFATPTGANYGNAPYGAVQGPGLAQTDATLSKFFPITERVRVKVQADAFNILNRTNFNGLNLTTTNSNFGSISSAFPPRQLQLGARVLF from the coding sequence ATGATGCGTAAACATTTGTTGAAGATTGCAAACGCCCTGTTTGTGATCGCACTCGTTTTCTCAGGTTACAGGGCAGATGCGCAAACAAGCTTTGGACAGATTTCAGGAATCGTTTTAGACCCGAGTGGTGCCGCTGTTCCTGATGCAGCAATCACGATCACGTCAACGAATACACAGGCGACTCGCACAGCCACATCAGATTCGAGCGGCAACTATATCGTGACGAACCTGCCGATTGGCATGTACTCGATCTCGGTCACGAAAACCGGATTCCAGACGGCAAAACAATCGGGTGTTTCGATCAGCGCGGACGCGAAGGTGACGTCGAACTTTACGCTCCCTGTAGGACAAACAAGCGAGACCGTTGAAGTGCAGGGCGGAGCGATCGAGTCGCTGAACACGACTTCGGGCGAGCTAGCGCGTGTGATTGACTCGACGCAGGTATCGAACCTGGCGTTGAACGGGCGCAATTATACGCAGTTGCTGACGCTGGTACCAGGCGCAGTTGTAACCAATCCAGACATTTTCTCGGTTACGACTTCGCTTGCATCGACGAATCAAACGATCAATGGCAATCGTAGCGATACGAATAACCTGACGGTGGACGGAGCCTATAACCAGGTTGCAGGTTCGAACGGCTCGCTGATGAACAATGTCGGTGCAGACTTCATCCAAGAGGTGAAGATCGATACCTCCAACGCGTCAGCCGAGTTTGGCCGTGCGTCAGGTCCGACGTTCAATATCGTGACCAAAAGCGGAACGAACTCTTTCCATGGAGGAGCGTTTGAGTTTCTTCGTAACAACTATCTGGATGCCACGAACTACATTGCGCGGCAGAAGACGCAGCTAATCTATAACGATTTCGGATTCTTTGTAGGCGGCCCCATCATCAAGGACAAGCTATTCTTCTTCGTTGGAGAAGAGTGGAAGCGTCTTCGCCAGCAGGCGACTGCCAGCACTTTTACGGTTCCCACCACTGCGATGCTGAATGGGGACTTTTCAGCGTTGCTTACCGGATCGAATCCGGTTCAACTCTACTACCCCGGTACTACGACTCCGATCCCAAACAATAACATCGCTTCGCTGATTACAACGGATGGTCGAGCAATCGCTAATGTGTATAAGACGATCAGTGCGGCTGGTTTGAGCTATCGCGATGGTGGTATTCCGAGCAATAACCTGACATTGGCACCTAGCAACCCACTGAACTTCCACCAGGATTTAGTGCGGTTCGATTATGTAATCAACCAGAAGCATTCGATTTATGGCCGCTGGATTCATGATCAAAATACTTTGACAGATCCGTTTGGCACTTTCTCAAATAGCGGAATTCTGAATACGACCCCAACGATTCGTAATCGTCCTGGACAGAGCTATCTGGTTGCTTATACCTGGGCAGTTCGTCCAAACCTGATCAACGTAGCGCAGGCGAATACAAGCTGGGCAGCGCAACGTATTCCTCCGGCAGGCAACAACTGGAAGCGCGAGACCTTTGGCTTCCAGTACCAGAAGATCTATCCGAATGCGGGTACCTATCCCAATGGAATTCCGCAGGTGAATATCACCAACTATGCTGGTATGCAGGGACCGAACTTTGCTCTGCTATCACCTTCGACCGATATCCAGTTGGCCGACACCCTTACCTGGATCAAAGGGAATCACACGGTCAAGACGGGTGTCGTTGTCATTCGTGATCGTGTCGACCAGAACGGTCGCGCAAACTACACCGGCACGGCAAACTTTCAGCCTGCTGCGTGCACGGGTGGGAAGCCTTCCAACGTCAATACGACCTGTTATTCCCTGGCGGATGCTTTCCTCGGCAATTTCAACAGTTACTCCGAGGCCAGTGCCGATCCAATGGGGCACTTCCGATTTACGCAGCCTGAAGCCTTCGTTCAGGATTCGTGGAAGGCAACCCGGAAGCTCAGTCTAGAGATTGGTCTGCGGTGGCAGGGGATCTTGCCCTGGTATACGCAGGGCAATAACATTTCGAGCTTCGATCCCTCCGTTTATGCCGCTTCTACTCCGGTTACACTTCTACCGAACGGCAGAATCGACACGACCAAGGGTGGCAATCCCTATGCTGGACTTGTTCGCGCTGGCAGTGGGGTTCCAGCAGATCAGCAGATTCGAGTGCCGAATGTAAATACGGCGTTGTTCCCGTTGATTCCTGCAGGCGCTCCGCGAGGTTTCTATAAGATGCATGGCGCGTTCGGACCTCGGTTCGGATTTGCCTATGCCGCGGATGACAAGACCGTTATTCGTGGCGGCTTCGGCCTGTTCTTCTATCGTGCGCAGGGTAACCTGATCTTCAGCCAGCTGAATATCGCTCCATTCCTTTCGAATACCAACCTTGATTTCGGTAACCTGGCGACGCTGTCCAGCGTTCCAACTGCAGCGACGACACAGGGTACGATCAGTGCGATCGATCCAACGGCGCATAATCCCTATACATACCAGTACAGCCTTGGCTTTCAGCACCAGGTAACTCGTACCGTGTTGTTTGAGGCCAACTATGTAGGCAGCGTTGCGCATCGCCAGCTTGCAACGCCGAACGTCAATTACCCGAACTTAGCGGTTGTTGCAGCGAATCGGGCCAATGGAATCACGAATACAAATTATTCGAATCCATATAAGGGCTTTACAACGATCAATATGAATCGGTTCGCTTCTAATTACAATTACAACTCTTTGCAGGTCTTCGCTTCGAAGAGAGCGGGACTTGTGACTACCACGCTGGCTTACACATGGTCTAAGGCGCTTGGAGATTCTAACGGCAACAATCAGACGCTCGAAAACTGGAGTAATCCGGGCTACAACTATGGTTATCTGGTCAATGATCGGCGGCACGCTTTTGTGGCGACCTTTGTTGTGCAGGGACCAGAGTTCCGCGGACATAACTTCGCGATTCGCGAGGCCATCGGAGGCTGGCAGTTGAGTGGTGTCGCTCGTCTTCAGAGCGGAGCTTACTTCAATGTTCAAGCGAACTCGGCACTCGGCGTTGGAAATGTGCGTCCGGACCTTAAGCCCGGCGCAAAGATCCTTGCCAACAACCATGCCGGTCTTAACGGTTATGTTTGTGGAGCCACAAAGTCTGGTTGTACAAACCCATTCGCTACCCCCACGGGAGCGAATTACGGTAATGCCCCGTATGGTGCAGTGCAGGGACCGGGGCTCGCTCAGACCGACGCAACGCTTTCGAAGTTCTTCCCGATTACAGAACGTGTTCGTGTCAAAGTGCAGGCAGATGCGTTCAACATTCTTAATCGCACGAACTTCAATGGTCTGAACCTGACGACAACAAACAGCAACTTCGGCTCAATCTCCTCTGCCTTCCCGCCGCGGCAGTTGCAGCTTGGAGCGAGGGTATTGTTCTAG
- a CDS encoding glycoside hydrolase family 2 protein: protein MIRHSVFLKHLFPRICAIASFSCCAMLTQAQQPLKTLLVGVDHRTVTSLDGDWHYLVDQPPARALYTAQGKVRDNSYALNTHPNINSGPHNDEYDFATAPTLKVPGDWNTQEPTLFRYEGVVWYQRDFDFQPRPNTRTFLHIGAANYRSFVWVNQKRICDHEGGFTPFDCEVTSALKPGSNFVVIAVDSTRDVDGIPSVGIDWFNYGGLTRDVSLVTVPTKFIDDYDIHLKHGATFSSSDANTLTGYVHVEGATAGTPVTLHIPEAGINTTIKTDENGRASFEARALSLALWSPEQPKLYKVELSSGEDKLTDDIGFRDIRVDGTRILLNGKAIFLQGANMHAEAPYRTGRACTDEDVKNIFSFLKDLNANFVRLAHYPHDERMERTADREGIMIWSEIPIWQHISYDKPEVYAKARFMLNEMIRRDRNKASVILWSVSNETPNNPTRTKFLTDLANEARHLDSTRPITSALIGPHPKGMEMVQDDPLINALDVVGQNEYIGWYEMRPEDADNVHWTLPNKPVLISEFGAEAKQGNHGGKDQRWAEEQQVNVYEHQFVMIKKIPQVRGLIPWVLMDFRSPTRNIPKLQDGFNRKGLISEEGKRKQAFFLFQKTYKDHAVGKAE from the coding sequence ATGATTCGTCATTCAGTCTTCTTGAAACATCTTTTCCCGCGCATTTGCGCCATTGCTTCGTTCTCCTGCTGCGCAATGCTCACACAGGCGCAGCAGCCCCTCAAAACCCTCCTCGTCGGAGTCGATCATCGTACCGTCACCTCGCTCGACGGCGACTGGCACTACCTCGTCGATCAGCCTCCGGCCCGCGCCCTCTATACCGCACAGGGAAAAGTGCGAGATAACAGCTACGCCCTCAACACGCACCCCAATATCAACAGCGGTCCTCACAACGACGAATACGACTTCGCCACCGCTCCCACTCTTAAGGTCCCCGGCGACTGGAACACCCAGGAACCCACGCTCTTTCGTTACGAGGGCGTCGTCTGGTATCAGCGCGACTTCGACTTCCAGCCCCGCCCCAACACCCGAACTTTCCTCCATATCGGCGCTGCAAATTATCGTTCCTTCGTCTGGGTCAACCAGAAGCGCATCTGCGATCACGAAGGTGGCTTCACTCCCTTTGACTGCGAAGTCACCTCGGCCCTCAAGCCCGGCAGCAACTTCGTCGTCATCGCTGTCGATTCCACCCGCGATGTCGACGGCATCCCCTCCGTTGGCATCGACTGGTTCAACTATGGCGGACTAACCCGTGATGTCTCTCTCGTAACCGTACCCACAAAATTCATCGACGATTACGATATCCACTTGAAACACGGAGCTACCTTCTCATCCTCAGATGCAAATACCCTCACCGGCTACGTGCACGTCGAAGGCGCCACCGCTGGAACCCCGGTAACACTCCACATCCCCGAAGCAGGCATCAACACCACCATCAAAACGGATGAAAACGGCCGCGCCTCCTTTGAGGCCAGAGCACTCAGCCTGGCTCTCTGGTCACCTGAGCAACCAAAGCTCTACAAGGTAGAACTATCGTCCGGTGAAGACAAGCTCACCGACGATATCGGTTTCCGCGACATCCGCGTCGACGGTACCCGTATCCTCCTCAACGGCAAAGCCATCTTCCTTCAGGGTGCAAATATGCACGCCGAAGCTCCCTATCGCACTGGACGCGCCTGCACCGATGAGGACGTTAAAAACATCTTCAGCTTCCTCAAGGATCTCAACGCCAACTTCGTTCGCCTCGCTCACTATCCCCACGATGAACGCATGGAGCGCACCGCTGACCGCGAAGGCATCATGATCTGGTCCGAGATCCCCATCTGGCAGCACATCTCCTACGACAAGCCCGAGGTCTACGCCAAGGCCCGCTTCATGCTCAACGAGATGATCCGCCGCGACCGCAACAAGGCTTCTGTCATCCTCTGGTCCGTCTCCAACGAGACTCCCAATAATCCCACACGCACTAAGTTCCTTACCGATCTCGCCAATGAGGCACGTCACCTCGACTCCACTCGTCCCATCACCTCCGCGCTCATCGGACCGCATCCCAAAGGCATGGAAATGGTGCAGGATGATCCCCTGATCAACGCCCTCGATGTTGTTGGTCAGAATGAGTACATCGGCTGGTATGAGATGCGCCCCGAAGATGCCGACAACGTCCATTGGACACTTCCCAATAAGCCCGTTCTTATCTCAGAGTTCGGCGCTGAGGCGAAACAGGGAAACCATGGTGGTAAAGATCAACGTTGGGCTGAAGAGCAGCAGGTGAATGTCTACGAGCACCAATTCGTCATGATCAAGAAGATCCCTCAGGTACGCGGACTCATTCCTTGGGTCCTGATGGACTTCCGCTCACCCACCCGGAACATCCCCAAACTGCAGGACGGCTTCAACCGCAAAGGACTCATCTCCGAGGAGGGCAAACGCAAACAGGCCTTCTTCCTTTTCCAGAAAACCTACAAAGACCACGCAGTCGGTAAAGCTGAATAG
- a CDS encoding pyridoxal phosphate-dependent aminotransferase, translating into MSTATATKIFADRIGRIEVSATMAITAAALKLKSEGVNLADFGAGEPHFSTPRHIKDAAIDAIEKNFTRYTNVAGIPEIRKAIVDRHAADFGSAYTPEECVFTTGGKLALFNAIQVLVDHGDEVILPVPYWVSFKDIIQYAGGVPVFVETNEAENFRVTAKMIEAAITPKTKAIILNTPSNPSGAVVSPEDLEAIVRLAHKRDIFVLLDECYVYLNFAGNLVSGGSFKDCKEHVVVLGSLSKTYAMTGWRAGFALGPKPIIAAMSKLQSQSTSNTASMVQRASIAAVSGPQECVAEMRADYIKLRDRVLEGFKTIPGLTCTVPEGAFYVYPNVKNFIGKGGITSATDLAAKLLSEAHVVVVPGEAFGTAEHIRLSYAVSHDVVDEGVKRMREYFASLG; encoded by the coding sequence ATGAGCACAGCGACGGCTACCAAGATATTTGCGGACCGTATCGGCCGCATCGAAGTTTCTGCAACGATGGCTATCACCGCTGCGGCGCTGAAGCTGAAGTCCGAGGGCGTGAATCTGGCGGACTTTGGCGCGGGCGAGCCGCATTTTTCCACTCCGCGTCATATTAAGGACGCGGCGATTGATGCAATCGAGAAGAACTTTACGCGTTACACGAATGTCGCTGGTATTCCTGAGATTCGTAAGGCCATTGTGGATCGCCATGCGGCGGACTTCGGTTCGGCCTACACGCCAGAAGAGTGCGTCTTCACAACGGGCGGCAAGCTGGCCTTGTTCAATGCGATCCAAGTGCTGGTCGATCATGGCGATGAGGTGATCCTACCGGTCCCGTACTGGGTGTCGTTCAAGGACATCATTCAGTATGCTGGCGGTGTTCCGGTGTTTGTGGAGACGAACGAGGCCGAGAACTTCCGCGTAACGGCGAAGATGATTGAGGCGGCGATTACGCCGAAGACGAAGGCGATCATTCTGAATACGCCCTCGAATCCTTCGGGAGCGGTGGTTTCGCCGGAGGATCTGGAGGCGATCGTCAGGCTGGCGCACAAGCGCGATATCTTCGTACTGCTGGACGAGTGCTACGTCTACCTGAACTTTGCGGGGAATCTTGTCAGTGGCGGCAGCTTCAAGGACTGCAAGGAGCATGTGGTCGTTCTGGGATCGTTGTCAAAGACTTATGCAATGACGGGTTGGCGCGCGGGTTTTGCTCTGGGGCCGAAGCCGATTATCGCGGCGATGAGCAAGTTGCAGTCACAGTCGACCTCGAACACAGCGAGCATGGTGCAGCGTGCCTCGATTGCGGCAGTAAGTGGACCTCAGGAGTGCGTTGCCGAGATGCGCGCAGACTACATCAAGCTGCGAGACCGCGTGCTGGAGGGATTCAAGACAATTCCCGGTCTGACGTGCACTGTGCCCGAGGGTGCGTTCTATGTGTACCCGAACGTGAAGAACTTTATCGGCAAGGGCGGAATTACGTCGGCGACAGATCTCGCGGCCAAGTTGTTGAGCGAGGCCCATGTCGTGGTGGTTCCGGGCGAAGCGTTTGGTACGGCAGAGCACATCCGGCTGTCGTACGCAGTTTCGCATGATGTTGTTGATGAAGGCGTGAAGCGCATGCGGGAGTACTTTGCGTCGCTCGGATAG
- a CDS encoding mannose-1-phosphate guanylyltransferase: MKLRFAPVILAGGSGTRFWPRSRRSRAKQVLALDGERTMIQQTVDRLVPVAEAEDVWVVTNDLLREEIVHQLPGVKSEHIMSEPAARNTAPACALAAFLLEKTEPNTVIGIFPSDHAIKNEKRFAEIVKAGVKLAASGEKIVVLGVPAIKAETGYGYIEQGQTVKTVDSIEVRRVKRFTEKPHKALAEAFVASGNYAWNSGMFLWSVKTLTGAVREHSPGIAVLMEKIAAAYGTPKFGQVFAEIYPQCENISIDYAVLEPRSAKGEEASEIYCLPGDFCWNDLGCWSALHEHVADCGPEDLAKKNVFDKTNQPCVDIDAQGNYVYAPGKAVALVGVSDLVVVETEDALLITTRERSQDVGKVVAELKQAGREDLV; this comes from the coding sequence GTGAAGCTTCGTTTCGCTCCGGTGATTCTTGCGGGTGGTAGTGGGACGCGGTTCTGGCCCAGAAGCCGAAGATCGCGAGCCAAGCAGGTTTTAGCGCTGGACGGCGAACGGACGATGATTCAGCAGACGGTGGACCGGCTGGTTCCGGTTGCGGAGGCTGAGGACGTTTGGGTCGTCACGAACGATCTCTTGCGCGAAGAGATCGTGCATCAGCTTCCAGGAGTAAAGTCAGAACACATTATGAGCGAGCCGGCGGCGAGAAACACTGCTCCTGCGTGCGCATTAGCTGCCTTTCTGTTGGAGAAGACCGAACCTAATACAGTGATTGGTATCTTTCCTTCAGACCATGCAATCAAGAACGAAAAACGGTTTGCGGAGATTGTGAAAGCCGGCGTGAAACTGGCTGCCAGCGGCGAGAAGATCGTGGTGCTGGGAGTTCCTGCAATCAAAGCAGAGACGGGTTATGGCTATATCGAACAGGGCCAAACGGTAAAAACGGTTGATAGTATCGAGGTTCGAAGAGTCAAGCGGTTTACAGAGAAGCCGCACAAGGCTCTGGCCGAGGCATTTGTCGCTTCGGGAAATTATGCCTGGAATAGCGGAATGTTTTTGTGGAGCGTAAAGACGCTGACGGGAGCCGTTCGTGAGCATAGCCCTGGCATTGCCGTGTTGATGGAGAAGATTGCCGCAGCCTATGGCACGCCGAAATTTGGGCAAGTCTTTGCGGAGATCTATCCGCAGTGCGAGAACATCTCCATTGATTACGCGGTTCTTGAACCGAGATCGGCGAAGGGAGAGGAAGCCTCGGAGATCTATTGCCTGCCTGGCGATTTTTGCTGGAACGATCTGGGGTGTTGGTCGGCGTTGCATGAGCACGTCGCGGACTGTGGGCCGGAAGATCTGGCGAAGAAGAACGTCTTCGATAAGACGAATCAGCCCTGTGTGGATATCGATGCGCAGGGAAATTATGTGTATGCGCCAGGCAAGGCAGTCGCTCTCGTTGGTGTCAGTGACCTAGTCGTTGTTGAAACGGAAGACGCGCTGCTGATTACGACCCGGGAGCGGTCGCAGGATGTAGGCAAGGTGGTCGCAGAGCTGAAGCAGGCCGGAAGAGAAGACTTGGTGTAG
- a CDS encoding phosphoglucomutase/phosphomannomutase family protein, with protein sequence MAEIKTVVKFGTDGWRGVIADDFTYANVRVAAGAIANYVLEHEDAKAGVCIGWDTRFASLSFARVVAEVLAKAGIPAQIAKEITPTPALSFAVRARKAAGGVMITSSHNPAEWNGVKYKATYGGSGKPSIMASIESYLLKPVPQAEKAAPIEEADFAPEYIAALEKFVDLKAIQASGYKFLVDVMYGAGRGVLAGIFSRAGVPFVEIRNEINPAFPGINPEPILPHIKATQEAVAVEKCDAGLITDGDADRIGAVDEHGNVVDAHRIFSILLWWLLERKKWPGEVTRAFNTTKMIDRIAAKYGRKLNEHGIGFKYVVDFMLEKEVLIGGEESGGVGISKHLPERDGLLNSLLLANVMADEKKTLGELVTMLQTEFGVHEYGRVDMHIEEEIKQSAIARAKAGVTELAGMKVLRTEMLDGIKFFLENPGCANKPNAAETWLLLRASGTEPLLRVYCESCSKESVEKVLAAGQAFVLKGAQA encoded by the coding sequence ATGGCAGAGATCAAGACAGTAGTGAAGTTTGGGACGGATGGCTGGCGCGGCGTAATTGCCGATGATTTTACCTATGCCAATGTTCGTGTAGCGGCGGGTGCGATTGCTAACTATGTTTTAGAGCATGAAGATGCCAAGGCTGGCGTCTGTATCGGGTGGGACACTCGCTTTGCTTCGCTCTCGTTTGCCAGAGTCGTTGCTGAGGTCCTGGCTAAGGCGGGTATTCCGGCGCAGATTGCGAAGGAGATCACTCCGACTCCGGCGCTGTCGTTTGCGGTGCGAGCGCGGAAAGCTGCCGGCGGTGTGATGATTACATCGAGCCACAATCCAGCCGAATGGAATGGCGTGAAATACAAGGCGACGTATGGTGGATCTGGCAAACCTTCGATTATGGCCTCGATTGAGAGCTATCTTCTGAAGCCGGTTCCGCAAGCGGAGAAAGCGGCACCGATTGAAGAGGCCGATTTCGCTCCGGAGTACATTGCCGCGCTGGAGAAGTTTGTTGATCTGAAGGCGATCCAAGCGAGCGGATATAAATTCCTGGTCGATGTGATGTATGGAGCGGGCCGTGGCGTTCTTGCAGGGATCTTCTCCCGCGCAGGCGTTCCATTTGTGGAGATCCGCAACGAGATTAACCCGGCATTTCCTGGGATCAATCCTGAGCCGATTCTGCCTCACATCAAAGCAACACAGGAGGCAGTCGCCGTGGAGAAGTGCGATGCCGGCCTCATTACCGACGGCGATGCCGATCGCATTGGTGCTGTGGATGAGCACGGCAATGTAGTGGATGCGCACAGAATCTTCTCCATTCTGCTGTGGTGGCTACTGGAGCGGAAGAAGTGGCCTGGTGAGGTGACCCGGGCGTTCAATACGACGAAGATGATCGATCGCATCGCCGCGAAGTATGGCCGTAAGCTGAACGAACATGGGATCGGCTTCAAATATGTTGTGGACTTCATGCTCGAGAAGGAGGTCCTGATCGGCGGCGAAGAATCGGGAGGAGTGGGGATCAGCAAGCATCTGCCGGAACGTGATGGTTTGTTGAACTCATTGTTACTGGCCAATGTGATGGCTGATGAGAAGAAGACGCTGGGTGAGCTGGTTACCATGCTGCAGACAGAGTTTGGTGTGCATGAGTATGGGCGCGTGGATATGCATATCGAAGAAGAGATTAAGCAGTCTGCGATTGCGCGGGCCAAGGCCGGAGTGACAGAACTGGCTGGCATGAAGGTGTTGCGAACGGAGATGCTGGATGGGATCAAGTTCTTCCTGGAGAATCCGGGTTGCGCGAACAAACCCAATGCAGCGGAGACGTGGCTGCTGCTACGTGCATCGGGGACGGAGCCGCTGTTGCGCGTGTACTGCGAGAGCTGCTCGAAGGAGTCCGTGGAGAAGGTCCTAGCGGCTGGGCAGGCTTTCGTACTGAAAGGGGCGCAGGCTTGA
- a CDS encoding HAD-IA family hydrolase, with amino-acid sequence MSELVKVEAKGLLFDMDGVLISSIGSVVRCWRIWAKRHGIPNAETYNVPHGMRAIEIVKSLRPDMDPVEGLREIEDLEIADTADLKVLPGAKELLQSLPPDRWAIVTSATRRLMLGRLEVAGLPAPDRIVSADDVERGKPDPEPYRRGAELLGCRPEDCVVVEDAPSGIGAGKAAGAQVLGVLGTHSMSELNEADWVVRSLEEVSVQKSMKGQLEISFSQTR; translated from the coding sequence TTGAGCGAGCTGGTGAAGGTAGAAGCAAAGGGCCTGCTGTTCGATATGGACGGCGTGTTGATCAGCTCGATCGGTTCGGTCGTGCGTTGTTGGCGAATCTGGGCCAAGCGGCATGGAATCCCCAATGCGGAGACTTACAACGTTCCGCATGGCATGCGAGCGATCGAGATTGTTAAAAGCCTTCGACCCGATATGGACCCCGTGGAGGGACTGCGCGAGATTGAAGATCTGGAGATTGCCGATACGGCGGATCTCAAGGTGCTACCGGGCGCGAAAGAGTTGCTGCAGAGTCTTCCTCCGGACCGTTGGGCAATTGTGACCTCGGCGACGCGACGACTTATGCTGGGGCGTCTTGAAGTTGCGGGATTACCTGCCCCGGATCGCATCGTGAGCGCAGACGATGTGGAGCGGGGAAAGCCCGATCCAGAGCCCTATCGTCGCGGTGCAGAACTACTGGGTTGCAGGCCGGAAGACTGCGTCGTTGTCGAGGATGCTCCTTCAGGTATAGGAGCCGGAAAAGCCGCAGGCGCACAGGTGCTGGGCGTATTGGGAACACACTCGATGAGCGAATTGAATGAGGCGGACTGGGTGGTGAGATCGCTGGAAGAGGTCTCGGTGCAGAAGTCGATGAAGGGACAGTTGGAGATCAGCTTTTCCCAGACCCGTTAA